From the Peromyscus eremicus unplaced genomic scaffold, PerEre_H2_v1 PerEre#2#unplaced_269, whole genome shotgun sequence genome, one window contains:
- the LOC131901738 gene encoding heterogeneous nuclear ribonucleoprotein A3-like — protein MEGHDPKEPEQLRKLFIGGLSFETTDDSLREHFEKWGTLTDCVVMRDPQTKRSRGFGFVTYSCVEEVDAAMCARPHKVDGRVVEPKRAVSREDSVKPGAHLTVKKIFVGGIKEDTEEYNLRDYFEKYGKIETIEVMEDRQSRKKRGFAFVTFDDHDTVDKIVVQKYHTINGHNCEVKKALSKQEMQSAGSQRGRGGGSGNFMGRGGNFGGGGGNFGRGGNFGGRGGYGGGGGGSRGSYGGGDGGYNGFGGDGNYGGGGNYNDFGNYSGQQQSNYGPMKGGSFGGRSSGSPYGGGYGSGGGSGGYGSRRFKKKKQKRATVLSRRESEELSGKLQVTLRQSS, from the coding sequence ATGGAGGGCCATGATCCAAAGGAACCAGAACAGTTGAGGAAGCTGTTTATTGGTGGTCTGAGCTTTGAAACCACAGATGATAGCTTAAGAGAACATTTTGAGAAATGGGGCACACTTACAGACTGTGTGGTAATGAGAGATCCCCAAACAAAACGTTCCAGGGGCTTTGGTTTTGTGACCTACTCTTGTGTTGAAGAGGTGGATGCTGCAATGTGTGCTCGGCCACACAAGGTTGATGGGCGTGTGGTGGAACCAAAGAGAGCTGTTTCTAGAGAGGATTCTGTAAAGCCTGGTGCCCATTTAACCGTGAAGAAAATTTTTGTTGGTGGTATTAAAGAAGATACAGAAGAATATAATCTGAGAGACTACTTTGAAAAGTATGGCAAAATTGAAACCATAGAAGTTATGGAAGACAGGCAGAGTCGAAAAAAGAGAGGATTCGCTTTTGTAACTTTTGATGATCATGACACAGTTGATAAAATTGTTGTTCAGAAATACCACACTATTAATGGGCATAATTGTGAAGTGAAAAAGGCCCTTTCTAAACAAGAGATGCAGTCTGCTGGATCACAGAGAGGTCGTGGAGGTGGATCTGGAAACTTTATGGGTCGTGGAGGAAAttttggaggtggtggaggtaaTTTTGGTCGTGGTGGAAACTTTGGTGGAAGAGGAGGctatggtggtggaggtggtggcagcagaggtagttatggaggtggtgatggtggatatAATGGATTTGGAGGAGATGGTAactatggtggtggtgggaacTATAATGACTTTGGAAATTATAGTGGACAACAGCAATCAAATTATGGGCCCATGAAAGGGGGCAGTTTTGGTGGAAGAAGCTCAGGCAGTCCCTATGGTGGTGGCTATGGATCTGGTGGTGGAAGTGGTGGATATGGTagcagaagatttaaaaaaaaaaagcagaaaagggcTACAGTTCTTAGCAGGAGAGAGAGCGAGGAGTTGTCAGGGAAGCTGCAGGTTACCTTGAGACAGTCGTCCTAA